Sequence from the Thunnus maccoyii chromosome 11, fThuMac1.1, whole genome shotgun sequence genome:
gacaagatgtagaaggtttatggtgttctgcatagttgTGGCATAAAACATGTCCTAAtgattgttattcaaatatgattctttatagacgaggaccaaaaacacttttttgagccttatatttgaactgatgtagttttctttgtgttttagccacatgctaaacaaacacatcaccAGAAACTAGAAGAcgtcacttgtcaaatgaagcctgaTACATCACagccttacagttcttctgttagaAGCTTTTCCATTTTGGTGTGCCAAATAGGCAAAAATTCTATTAAAAAggtggatgttaaggggttaaagACCTTTAAATGACTCCAATGTGCGGTGTGTTGGACTGTTTGTATGAGCAGACTGTAAGAAAACCCTCATGTGGGACACGTGATCATCAGGAGAGTGTATGCAGCACACTTTATTCAAGAAGTAGGATGTGAGGAAGTAAACATTGGAAAAAAAGTTGATATTGGTTTGATGGAAGAACAAACGCTGTCATCAAATCTGAGATTAGtactgaaaatgatgtgaaatataATCCGTGTGTGGTATCTTCCTCTTATTCTGTATGTAAACAGGATGTTATGTTGGTAATGAAGCATCAGCTGAGTTTAAtgtagaaaattaaaaacattctgttttataatagtgtcatttgttttataattataaaaaagaACTAAAAACAATGACTTTCTTATGGAAGATGATGAAATAGTGAAATGTGAGTATTTGGACGCCTGGttattaagaaaaaatgttttgtataattaacttttatgtgtttttttcttgtgtgtaaaacatgtttttgtttgcagcAATGATTTCAGTCGCcagaagttatttatttatgtcgTATTATTGTGTCATTTAACACCATGTTGGATTGATCATTTTAATGggacaacatgaaagaaaaacaaaataataattcattgaTTCAATCCTCAACAGTGACACTCTCTTCAAAGAAGATTTCAGCCTCAGTAAAGTTACAGAGAGATTCTCTGAGCTGCAGTCACAGTGTGAAGACAACAGTCTGCTGCTGTCGTACCAGTGCAGAGACGATGGTGAGTTTCTCCAGCATCGTGGTTCTGAAGTGATGCACAGAACTGGAGCTGCAGCGATCAGTTAATTCATcaattacagaaaaataatcagcaaatattgtgataatgttttcagtcatttttggagctaaaacaccaaacattcacCACTTCCAGCTTCTCTTTCTGttagtaaactgaagatctttgtgttttgggatGTTTGTTGGACACATGTTGACATCATCTTGGGTTTTAGGAAATTCTGAATTCATTTTCcacaattttctgacactttatagacCCAACAAttgattagttgcagccttactcAGATGTACCTTGATGTAGAACCTGATGGGAACTCTTTAGTGAAGggataaaatgttaaacatggcTTTACCTCAAGCTCACAGTttactatttgtgcttttttatttgtacagaaaCTCAGAAATACGGGATCCTGGAAGTAGACGGTGATCTTCGTGTTCTCCGTATGAAGGAGAAACCTCGTCCCTCTGAGACGACGTCTAGAAGAGCAGTAAGTTCACCTCGCTTAATAAAGCCTGTCACAAGGACACACGAGATTTAAGATTCTTGTTTTAAGTCTTTGCAGAAGAAGGGGAAAGAAACAAGGAACCAccagaaataatgtaaacaggATTGTGTCTCTACAGTGCAGAAATCATTAAGCACATGACATATTTATTGTCGTGTTAGCTAATTTGCTAtaattaaatcatatttaaatcAATCTCTTTATAGTCAATGACTGAAACATCAGCAGACACTTTGATGAAGAACATTCTGTTCTTTGTCAGTAAAACAAATAGTTGCCTTCACTCAAAGAGTCATTTTGTTGCTGCGTCGTCCTGAAACAGAGGAACTATTTATACATCAGGGTGCATGAAATGATTagtttcattatctattaatctgacaactgtcatatatgatataACTATAACTGATCTATTGATCTTTTCAGCtcttctgtgtttaaaaagGGCAACAAGTCCTTCACTGTTCACCAATCACTGATCTGAAAAACCCTCAAACATCCTGAAAGATAAAAGTCAGTTTAACCTGAAAGTTAAAGTCTAAATGTCTTTTCAGCATGTTGACGGTAACGTGCAGCATCTGCACGAATCTGTGATTCTTCTTGTTTGTCTGAAACACACAAGGTGAAGTTTCACGGTTCAGATCACGTCCTGATTAACATCGAACTCTGACGGTATGACAATCAACAGACCTGAGATTAAAGTCCAGACTAAAACTTTTAGCAAACCATCACCTGACTGATTGCAGCAATAAAGCAATTAAGACCgtaatattttatcatattacacaaacacagtgtaCTTAAAGTATAAATCACttattctgatgttttatatttaatattacatCATTTCACCcagcaaaaaaacatgaaacttcTCAGAATAATTTTTCAAATCATGATACTTCAATAACAGACGTGTTGTTTTCCAAGCTCACACATTGTGATGCacaaactaatgattattttcattattgaatcTGTAGATCAATTTCTCGATTAgttattttgtctataaaatatcagaaaatggcgttaagttataatttcccagagtctaaggtgacgtcttcaaatgtcttgttttgtacaaacagtctaaaacccagaTAATCACTTTACTAatcataacatttaaaaagctgcaaccagcaaatttttggcatttttgcttttaaaaaaatgaccaagacaattatttgattatcagaactgttgcagattaattttctgttgaccgACCGAACGTTGCAGCTCTTTATATCTTTAATCTtatctaataatcatttccattgtttttcagTGTCCTTGTTTCTATGTGTTGTCAAAGAACATCCTTCCTCTTCTGGATACTTTCCTCGAGGAAAAGAAGGTAAATGTAATAATCAGAGCCTCCACATGTTAATGAATGAAGAACGCTTGATAGTTTCACTGATAGACTGAATGTTTTCATCTCACAGGAAGCTCCTATTGAAGAGAAAGACGCTCCAGGAAACTTTGTGTCTTGGCTCATTCCAAGGTAATGTCTGCTGGATTTGGATTCATTAAAGTATCTGTCCATTTATTTAGTTCATACATGTAAAATTATGAAGATATTCAGCTAAAACTGGCACACTTTTTATACATTATGTCTGCATTTCTCCATGaatgactgtttgtttttctttacaggAAACCAGTACACGTTCATCAGATCTCCGGGCGTTTCGATGTTGGAAACCTGCCATCATATACTGAATGTGACCTTTATTTCAGAGAAAAACTTCAAGATATCCAGTCTTACATGGTgtagaaaaacattatttttattatgcaATGTTTCAAAATCATCCATCACAGAAAGTAATCTAAACCTGAACTGAATGTACTTttataatgaatattttctattaaaatgatttttatatattctttttattaaaaccaaTGATCCGTCTACCCAGTGAGGAGTCTGGTGCATTTGTCAGAGGCCTTTTCGTGGCCGTCCTCCATCTTTGCGATGCGGGAGCCGAACTGCATGGCTCTCTTGGGCAGGACGGCTGACGGGCCGAGACCCAGCTGCTTGGCCGCCAGTCTGAGGAGGAGTTTCTCCCCGACTCCTCGAGGGAGGGACAGGTCTGCCTTCTCCCACACGGGCAGAGAGTTCAAGTAGCTCACCACGTCCTCGTCCAAGTAGGGAAACCTGCACATACGAGAGAGATATGTGTTAAGAATTGACTTGATCTTTTAACATACACAAACGTCCCGATTACTCTGGATATTCTACAGAACTCAGACGACAATTTGAATAGAGACTATTTGTCCCAGCTTATATTGCATAGAGGTGTAATTTGTCTCACTGTACCAGGTTCAACAAAGCTACCAGGAAAGTGGaggagatgtcaatcaagcagAGTCTGAACAAGCCTCCACAGTCCTGATCACAAGTCTCATATTCCATAAATAAGTGAGTGGACCATGAGTGTGAAgggtttttaaataaatactgcTTAACGAGACTTAAAGTCgccctccagtcaaaaatgtggttttcttcttgttggatgtttgagcttcagaaTGATGTACGTGAAGAGTTCGGGGGGAAGTTTCTCTCTGATCACCTTCAATCtgagtttaaaacatttacCTACAAGCagaatttgtgacatcacaactagtttggaagctaatCTTGGTTCAAAACGCAACTTACACAGCAGTgcccagtgcacaaacactgggaatgaactttacagtgaagcaggagacttGTGTCCTGCAGTTCAACTTTTAAactttgcatattcatagattttttttttaacaaggtaagACATTTTTATGTCTTGAAGCATGTCTGGAGGGCAACATTTAAGCTACATGAATCCTATCTCGTACCTATTTAAGATTTTATCTGTaagagctttttcttttttactctgACATGTcagaaggaaaagcacaagtgtgaAATTAAAACTCAGTGTCAGGGTCCTGGTGTTCACTGGGACATTCAAGTTATTCTTAACACCtttgcttttcctactatgaccagtcaaaatgtctgctgtgaaaaaggtttatTACAAGCCTCAACTGGAGGCTGCTGGAGTCGTTTCATACAAACAACAGTTGCTCAGATCAGATATTTAACTGGAGGAAACTCCAGTGAACACGCCACACTGAGAGATGTAATACGGCTGACCAGAATGATGCCAACACAAGGTTATAATAAACAACGTGTCAGATTGAGCAGAGCTGGTCTGAGGCCCAGTTTCTGGATTCTGATTTCACTTTTTATCGGTCTATGAGTCATTTATACAGTGAATCCTTCCAGGCATCAAGGTACTGAATATTAACACTGAAACAACTGGCTGATGGAAAATGATTCTGTCAATTAAATAATGTACAAGATTGATTTTCTATGTTTCATGTTGTTAAAAAAACCTAATACcgtttatgttttattacaaaataagcagtttcAAGACTTCGCTATGAGCTCTGTTAACTTATGATGgatatttgtcattatttttgacattcaATAGAGTAACTGACAATTTAAATAACCATTTGTTGCACCCTGATGACATGTGACACGAGCACCACACCTACCTGGCTTCCTTCCCGTGGTCTCCTATCACTCTGTCGTCTCTGCCCATGTTCCTGGAGGAGATCCTGCCCAGCTCCATGGCCAGTTCCTGGATCAGTCCTTCATGTCCGGACGTCTTAAATCGGACTCTGTGTCTGGAGTAACCTGCCAGCTGCTCGTCTGCTCCGATTCCTGTCAAAATGACCTACGGGCATGAAATAGCGACAGTGAAAGCACATTATGAGGAGAtgtaatggtcagtatgaacaggaggaatgatgtcaatgttcatctgggctcctgactgttatTTAAGGACACGTTTAAAGAACTGTGAACTATAATAGCAGCAACTGTCAGCGCCTCAGGTGTCACCCTGGTCAAACAGCCCAGAGTACAGGTACATCAGGTCCTCTGCACGggtaaaaagttaaataaagcTCTTTGTTCCCGGAACGGTACAAAGTCTGATGTAGGTACTTCACCTTTGCTGTGGATGTGAAGATCTTCTGGTCGTTGTCCTCGGTGATGAACCCCGTCCCTCTCGCCGCAAACCACACAGAACATCCGATGCTGTCATCCAGCACCGTGTCCAGCGGGTGCACCAAATGACAAACACGCTCACGCCGCTTTTTCTGCAGCTCCTCGTGAGTTACGTTGACTTCAACAAAATTCCACCTTCTGTCAGGGTTCAAGTCTTGTAATTCTTTAAGCCCAGCTTTACCGCTAATTCTGTCTGGAACATCAAAGGGTCTGAATGTTTGTGAGTCAGCTCTGTCAGTCTGTGAATCTGAGGGcttatttttatgctttttggGTTTCTTTGTAGACTCTTTCTGCGTCTTTGGCTCCTGCAGTTTAAACGCTACATTGAGAAGGTCTATTGGTTGATGAGCAGGTATGTGACGGTCAGCCAAGGCGGCTAGAATCATTGAATCGATGCCTCCTGAGAAAAGTATGGCGACAGTCGCCTGGTCGTTAGCGGGAGGTGAGTCGTTTTGCGCCCTGAAAGGCAGAGACTGAACACGTCGCCTCACGGCCTCGCTGAGAACATCAATAAGATCGTTCACTTCATAGTCTTTCTCTTTGCTCGCTAGCAGCTGCTCCAGGTCTTTGACAGATAAATGTGAGTTTGAATACATTTCTGTCTTGTCTAACGATTCTGGGATTGACGTATTAAGACGGCACACAGGTGAGGTGAGGACAAGACCTGATTGGTTCATCACAGCAGTGCAGCCGCTGGGGACAGATATAGTTTCACTGCAGTTAGAGGGGAGATCTTCTCCTGCGTGGGCCCAAGGATAAACCTCAAATGTCACAGAGCCGGCTTCTGTAACCGCCTTCAGGTCAATCCTGAACACGCCAACTGCTGGGACTTCTTGCCAAGCAGACGTAACAGATCCAGAGGTGTGAGCTGCCACAGAAGTCAAGGTCAAGGCCTCTTCATCATATTTCCACAACAAACTCCGCCTGCCAAAGTAGTCTCTGCCAAACCAGAGGTAGTCTCCGTCCTTCTGGTAGTAAATGAACCCCCACGGTCCCCGTAAAGCAGACAGGACAGACAAAATCTCTGAAGGGCTGTTGCAAGAGGACAGCCGCTCAGAGACGACAGTGGTGTCGTTCTCTTCCGGCATCAGCGGCAGACCTCCGAAAACCTCCCCGTTCCACGCCAGGACGTTTCTGTTTCCGTCCTGAACAGGCTGAGGGGTGAGAAGACCTCTCATGTGGAGAACGTGGGCGGATAATAAACACCGACATGAGAGGTTTGAACTTGTGACTGTGAAATCTTTGCTGGAGTTGGGCCCTCTTCTTTTCAAATGTTCATGAACTGTTTTGTCCGACTCAAACCGAGCCGGCGACAGACTCAGCAGACAGAAGATGCCACACATAGCTGAGGTCACTGAAGGTCAACTTTACAGATCCTGCAGCTCCTTCTTCATGTTATCCAGTTcctctgcagacagacagttatatcaGTTAAGTTCATCGACAACATCATGTCAAGTCAAGTGTTATAATTTTATCgttatttttactctttggagccgtgTTTCTAAATATACTACGGTAACCGCTTTCTTCAGGGAAGAAAGGAACAGGTCGCCCAGGcc
This genomic interval carries:
- the asnsd1 gene encoding asparagine synthetase domain-containing protein 1, whose protein sequence is MCGIFCLLSLSPARFESDKTVHEHLKRRGPNSSKDFTVTSSNLSCRCLLSAHVLHMRGLLTPQPVQDGNRNVLAWNGEVFGGLPLMPEENDTTVVSERLSSCNSPSEILSVLSALRGPWGFIYYQKDGDYLWFGRDYFGRRSLLWKYDEEALTLTSVAAHTSGSVTSAWQEVPAVGVFRIDLKAVTEAGSVTFEVYPWAHAGEDLPSNCSETISVPSGCTAVMNQSGLVLTSPVCRLNTSIPESLDKTEMYSNSHLSVKDLEQLLASKEKDYEVNDLIDVLSEAVRRRVQSLPFRAQNDSPPANDQATVAILFSGGIDSMILAALADRHIPAHQPIDLLNVAFKLQEPKTQKESTKKPKKHKNKPSDSQTDRADSQTFRPFDVPDRISGKAGLKELQDLNPDRRWNFVEVNVTHEELQKKRRERVCHLVHPLDTVLDDSIGCSVWFAARGTGFITEDNDQKIFTSTAKVILTGIGADEQLAGYSRHRVRFKTSGHEGLIQELAMELGRISSRNMGRDDRVIGDHGKEARFPYLDEDVVSYLNSLPVWEKADLSLPRGVGEKLLLRLAAKQLGLGPSAVLPKRAMQFGSRIAKMEDGHEKASDKCTRLLTG
- the zgc:136439 gene encoding mannose-1-phosphate guanyltransferase, with amino-acid sequence MKAVILAAGYGTRLQRDVAADSSGRFAHLAGTAKPLLPVGRCALISHWVQALTASGCVDQIYVVTNALYRTAFEEWAAHFSNVKILSDGTRSNDERLGAVACLQLAVKHFKIEDDVIVIGGDTLFKEDFSLSKVTERFSELQSQCEDNSLLLSYQCRDDETQKYGILEVDGDLRVLRMKEKPRPSETTSRRACPCFYVLSKNILPLLDTFLEEKKEAPIEEKDAPGNFVSWLIPRKPVHVHQISGRFDVGNLPSYTECDLYFREKLQDIQSYMV